The following nucleotide sequence is from Atribacterota bacterium.
AGGAAAGGATATGGTCAAGATGCTGGGAGAGTTTTTCCCAGCGGATATTGTTTCGTAAAAAGGTTACAACGCCTGGTTCTTCAGGAGCACTCCCCACGGCACCAAATTTGAAGAGGTCACTCCATTCAATTAGCGGGCGGAAGAGAAACCACTGGGTGCACCAGTTGATGAAAACAATGGTCCCAACGGTGATGAACATACCGACAATGTTACCCTTAGCGACGTAACTCATCATGGCTGTCCCGAGCCCGGGTAAACGGACTTCCACATTTCCCAGGGTGATGATTTCCGAAGCCATGAGGAAGTACCAGCCAACGGCAATGCTGACACCACTATTATAAACAATGGTGGGAGCAAGAGCAGGGACGTAAATGCGTTTGACCAGAAAGTTGGGGTTCATACCGAAAGATCGGGCCATTTCAGCAATATCCCTGGGGAAAGTTTTTACCGTTTCATACACTCCAAAGGCAATGTTCCAGACCTGGGAAGTAAAGATGAGAAAGATTGCCGCCAGTTCTAAACCTATACGCTGTCCTCGAAAAAGAAGTACCAGAATTGATACGGCGATGGGGAAAAAACCAAGAATTGGAACCGATTGCAGGACATCAAGAAGTGGAATCATCCAGCGTTCTCTTCGAGGACTCATGGCTGCTAAAACTCCATAAACAATCCCAAAAAGGAGGGAAAAAAAATAGGCAACAAAAATACGAATCACAGACCAGAATGCTGCAGAAAAAAGATACATTCTAACACTCCCGCTTATTCATTTTCTCCGTTCCCTTCCCTTTCTTCCTCTTCTTCCAGGTGAATTTCCTGGTCATCAGAGTCCACCCGGATGAGTTCGGCAAATCGTCCCCAATCGAGAATGATATCTTTTGCCTTTTCTACCTCTTTTTCCGGAAGCACCCGGCCGATGATTTCTTCCAGGTATTCGACATCCACCACATGATTCTCTTTGAGATGGAGCACATCGAGAAGTTCTTTGAATACGTCGAACTGAGGAAGAATCTGGGCGATGATTTTTTTGCGTTCGTCGGTAGAACCCTGGAGTAAGGTTTTGCCCAGCCCGGTAAGCAAGATATCCCCTTCTTCCACCGTAACAAAGCCAAAAGTTTTGGCTGTTTCCACCGCACTCAGGAGCTGATCCAGTTTGTGACCAATGGTTTTTCCAATTTTGTAGACATCGATTTTACCGCCTTCATCATCGATCATTTCCAGGAGTCCTACAACTTCGCTTACTCCTGCTTTTGGCCAGTGGCCACTTTCTTCTCTCATAGTTTTCCTCCCCGTTCGTAACTCTTTCTCCTCTAATTTCGTATTCTACACTACTTTGTAAAGGAAAAAAAAGCCAATCAGTTGGGGTTTGATTCCGTGGCAAGCGCCCCTTTCAACTCCAGGGCATTTTCAAGCATAAAGGTATTATTGAAAAGACAGAAAGTTTCTTTTTGTATTTCTTTCAGTTTTTGGGCAAGTATTCTGATTTCTTCCTGGGTATAGCGGTAGTGATAGCTTCCTTTACCGTGAAGGCGAAAGTACTGAATGCTACCGGTGGTAGGGAAAGCGTAAAATGG
It contains:
- a CDS encoding AAA-associated domain-containing protein, which gives rise to MREESGHWPKAGVSEVVGLLEMIDDEGGKIDVYKIGKTIGHKLDQLLSAVETAKTFGFVTVEEGDILLTGLGKTLLQGSTDERKKIIAQILPQFDVFKELLDVLHLKENHVVDVEYLEEIIGRVLPEKEVEKAKDIILDWGRFAELIRVDSDDQEIHLEEEEEREGNGENE